The following are encoded in a window of Streptomyces sp. SAT1 genomic DNA:
- a CDS encoding amino acid permease has translation MLDQGAPPDRSTTVPPSLGARLMRRKPVERLVAEGGQGEGGTLRRSLGLWQLTMISIGATLGTGIFVVLGEAVPKAGPAVTLSFVIAGLTALFSALSYAELAGTIPVSGSSYSYAYATMGELIAWICGWCLVLEYGVSVAAVAVGWGEYLNELLKGTIGVTIPAALSAPPGDGGVFNLPALLVVLLAMVFLLGGAKESARANTVMVCVKIAALILFCAIGVQGFRSGNYSHFMPLGMGGVSAAGATLFFSYIGFDAASTAGEEAKNAQRDLPRAIMLSLVIVTALYVLVAAVAVGAKPWRQFNDSEAALAQIMRDVTGQSFWGTLLAFCAVIAIASVVLTVLYGQTRILFAMSRDGLVPKAFSRVHPKSGAPRVNTLIVSLFCGVLAAAIPLGQLADATSIGTLFAFALVNVAVVVLRRTRPAMRRTFRVPLSPVLPAIGFVLCVWMMGSLSTVTWVVFGIWMAAGLVIYFLYGHRRSRLAAGSGPATAAQ, from the coding sequence GTGCTCGACCAAGGCGCACCCCCGGACCGCAGCACCACCGTCCCCCCGTCTCTCGGCGCCCGCCTGATGCGCCGCAAGCCGGTGGAACGCCTGGTCGCAGAGGGCGGTCAGGGTGAGGGCGGAACGCTCAGGCGGTCCCTGGGGCTGTGGCAGCTCACCATGATCAGCATCGGTGCCACCCTGGGCACCGGCATCTTCGTGGTGCTCGGCGAGGCCGTCCCCAAGGCCGGGCCCGCCGTCACGCTCTCCTTCGTGATCGCCGGTCTCACGGCGCTCTTCTCCGCCCTCTCCTACGCCGAGCTGGCCGGCACCATCCCGGTCTCCGGATCCTCGTACTCGTACGCATACGCAACGATGGGCGAGCTGATCGCCTGGATCTGCGGCTGGTGCCTGGTCCTGGAGTACGGCGTGTCGGTGGCCGCCGTCGCCGTCGGCTGGGGCGAGTACCTCAACGAGCTGCTCAAAGGCACGATCGGCGTGACCATACCCGCGGCCCTGTCGGCGCCGCCCGGCGACGGCGGGGTCTTCAACCTGCCCGCGCTGCTCGTCGTGCTGCTCGCGATGGTCTTCCTGCTCGGCGGCGCCAAGGAGTCGGCCCGCGCCAACACGGTCATGGTGTGTGTGAAGATCGCCGCGCTGATCCTGTTCTGCGCCATCGGCGTCCAGGGCTTCCGCTCCGGCAACTACTCCCACTTCATGCCGCTCGGCATGGGCGGTGTCAGCGCGGCGGGCGCGACGCTGTTCTTCTCGTACATCGGCTTCGACGCCGCCTCCACCGCCGGTGAGGAGGCCAAGAACGCGCAGCGCGACCTGCCCCGCGCGATCATGCTCTCCCTGGTCATCGTCACCGCGCTGTACGTCCTGGTCGCCGCCGTCGCGGTGGGCGCCAAGCCCTGGCGGCAGTTCAACGACTCGGAGGCCGCCCTCGCCCAGATCATGCGCGATGTCACCGGCCAGAGCTTCTGGGGGACGCTGCTGGCCTTCTGCGCGGTCATCGCCATCGCCAGCGTCGTACTGACCGTGCTCTACGGCCAGACCCGCATCCTGTTCGCCATGTCCCGCGACGGCCTGGTGCCCAAGGCGTTCTCCCGCGTCCACCCGAAGTCCGGCGCGCCCCGGGTGAACACGCTCATCGTGTCCCTGTTCTGCGGTGTGCTGGCCGCCGCCATCCCGCTGGGCCAGCTCGCGGACGCCACCAGCATCGGCACCCTCTTCGCCTTCGCCCTGGTCAACGTGGCCGTCGTGGTGCTGCGCCGGACCAGGCCCGCCATGCGCCGCACCTTCCGGGTGCCGCTGTCGCCGGTGCTGCCCGCGATCGGCTTCGTGCTGTGCGTGTGGATGATGGGCAGCCTGTCCACCGTCACCTGGGTGGTCTTCGGGATCTGGATGGCCGCCGGGCTCGTGATCTACTTCCTGTACGGCCACCGCCGTTCCCGTCTCGCGGCCGGTTCCGGCCCCGCGACGGCAGCCCAGTAG